Proteins co-encoded in one Papaver somniferum cultivar HN1 chromosome 5, ASM357369v1, whole genome shotgun sequence genomic window:
- the LOC113283834 gene encoding probable WRKY transcription factor 33, with translation MTSSGGGGSSGLDTTSTIEYPNFSFSTSNSNSTNHQFMNSSSFSDLLATNNYTTDSTFSNRGSGGYADRIGSGGGAIPKFKSTPPPSLPISPPSLAVSPSSYFSIPPGLSPAELLDSPGLLSSSNILPSPTTGSFPAHNPSFNWRSNSQQSNNNNTIKQETERRNTNNYSIVTSSSFSLPSSNDFSFQTQSWNSNSISSDNHNQRNIVKSEFPPPLLQGFSSLPPDHQFSSSSSTTTQQIQPPIHHQTLREKRRSEDGYNWRKYGQKQVKGSENPRSYYKCTFPNCPTKKKVERSLEGQITEIVYKGSHNHPKPTSTRRSSSSSLQSSTSLPSSHQQQPPLSSSSSIVVSALPISSDNHHGGNSSSQMELVTTPENSSNISIGEEVDFDHSSDHKSKSNGDEFDDHHDQEPEAKRWKRENEYEGEGISAPPAGSRTVREPRVVVQTTSDIDILDDGYRWRKYGQKVVKGNPNPRSYYKCTSNGCPVRKHVERASHDLRAVITTYEGKHNHDVPAARGSGMHRQQQSAAATTTMGSSHNNGSSVVRPYTTSLVNNVNTNNNHSYRNDNQGGQAPFTLEMLQTSPGSFGFSGFSMNTNNNNSFMNNQQQQGVFSKTKDEPRDDMFLESLLF, from the exons ATGACTTCTTCAGGTGGGGGAGGGAGTAGTGGTTTAGATACAACTTCTACAATTGAATATCCAAATTTCTCATtttcaacttcaaattcaaattcaacaaatcatcaattcatgaattcttcctcCTTTTCTGATCTTCTTGCTACTAATAACTACACCACTGACAGTACTTTTAGTAATAGAGGGAGTGGTGGCTATGCTGATAGaattggtagtggtggtggtgcaaTACCAAAATTCAAGTCAACACCACCACCTAGTTTGCCAATATCACCACCTTCATTAGCTGTTTCTCCTTCTTCTTACTTTTCTATTCCTCCTGGTCTTAGTCCTGCTGAGCTTCTTGATTCCCCTGGTCTTCTCTCTTCCTCTAAT ATTCTTCCATCTCCAACTACAGGGTCATTTCCTGCACATAATCCTTCATTCAATTGGAGAAGTAATTCTCAACAGAGTAATAATAACAACACAATCAAGCAAGAAACAGAGAGAAGAAATACAAATAACTACTCAATAgtaacatcatcatcattttcattacCATCATCAAATGATTTCTCATTTCAAACACAATCATGGAATTCAAATTCAATATCATCTGATAATCATAATCAGAGAAACATTGTGAAATCAGAATTTCCACCACCATTATTACAAGGCTTCTCATCATTACCACCCGATCATcaattctcatcatcatcatcaacaacaactcaaCAGATACAACCACCAATTCATCATCAAACACTAAGAGAGAAGAGAAGATCAGAAGATGGATATAACTGGAGAAAATATGGTCAGAAACAAGTTAAAGGAAGTGAAAATCCAAGGAGTTATTATAAGTGTACATTTCCAAATTGTCCAACTAAGAAGAAAGTTGAAAGATCATTAGAAGGACAGATTACTGAGATTGTTTATAAAGGTAGTCATAATCATCCTAAACCTACTTCGACTCGTagatcatcatcgtcatcattaCAATCATCAACCTCATTACCTTCATCTCATCAACAACAACCTCCgttatcatcatcttcttcaattgttGTTTCTGCACTTCCTATTTCATCAGACAACCATCATGGTGGTAATTCTAGTTCACAAATGGAGCTTGTTACAACACCGGAGAACTCTTCTAATATTTCAATTGGAGAGGAAGTCGATTTCGATCACTCGTCTGATCATAAGAGTAAATCAAATGGAGATGAGTTCGATGATCACCATGACCAAGAACCTGAAGCCAAAAGATG GAAAAGGGAGAATGAATATGAAGGTGAAGGAATCTCAGCTCCGCCTGCAGGGAGTAGAACAGTGAGAGAACCCAGAGTTGTAGTCCAAAcaacaagtgatattgatattCTGGATGATGGATATAGGTGGAGGAAGTATGGACAGAAAGTTGTCAAGGGAAACcctaatccaag GAGTTACTACAAGTGCACGAGTAATGGATGTCCGGTGCGAAAGCATGTTGAGAGAGCATCACATGATCTTCGAGCAGTGATAACTACTTACGAAGGCAAGCACAACCACGATGTCCCTGCAGCTCGTGGTAGTGGTATGCATAGGCAGCAACAATCCGCTGCTGCCACTACAACAATGGGCTCGTCCCATAACAATGGATCATCAGTTGTAAGGCCTTATACTACATCTTTGGTGAATAATGTTAATACTAATAATAATCATAGTTACCGAAATGATAATCAAGGGGGTCAAGCACCTTTTACCCTCGAGATGTTACAAACCAGTCCTGGGAGTTTTGGATTCTCTGGTTTCTCCATGaataccaacaacaacaactctttcatgaataatcaacaacaacaaggggTTTTTTCCAAGACGAAAGATGAACCAAGAGACGATATGTTTCTCGAGTCATTGCTATTCTGA
- the LOC113280225 gene encoding cilia- and flagella-associated protein 251-like, producing MKSLLASLKKKKIHAADLSNVQNDKDIEEESEKGEKSGKGGDVDDNDDDDEEEEEEEGEKGKKGGDLHDDRDDDDEEKEDEEEEGGKGGDLHDDENGKVCNKGGEEEDRTESQQNEVPSETPKKLRPLSKSNEEEDGKDGPSLRVESETANKQSTSLPKTNEYQQDQMDLDNHDVRNTTQTAEIDEATQPRGRIREEDTSEDKSREDEGSRDVEDMICEIMSPTAGYYVKNNIISEVQNLVVDFMRDMPGNLEVLVILVNHSTLQIAVGVHWSLLKFDFEDE from the exons ATGAAAAGCTTgttagcttcattgaagaaaaaaaaaattcatgcagCTGATCTGAGTAATGTGCAAAATGATAAGGATATT GAGGAGGAAAGTGAGAAAGGTGAGAAAAGTGGAAAAGGTGGTGATGTGGatgacaatgatgatgatgatgaggaggaggaggaggaggaaggtgAGAAAGGTAAGAAAGGTGGTGATCTACATGATGatagagatgatgatgatgaggagaaggaggatgaggaggaggagggtgGCAAAGGTGGTGATCTACATGATGATGAAAATGGCAAAGTGTGTAACAAAGGTGGTGAAGAGGAGGATAGAACTGAATCCCAACAGAATGAAGTTCCATCTGAAACTCCTAAAAAGCTGAG GCCCCTGTCAaagtcaaatgaagaagaggatggcaAGGATGGACCAAGCCTAAGAGTTGAGTCTGAAACTGCTAACAAGCAGAG CACTTCTCTGCCAAAGACAAATGAATATCAACAAGACCAGATGGACCTTGATAACCATGATGTGAGGAATACCACTCAAACTGCTGAAATTGATGAAGCTACG CAGCCAAGAGgtagaataagagaagaagacACCAGTGAGGACAAGAGCAGGGAGGATGAAGGAAGCAGAGATGTTGAAGACATGATATGTGAAATAATGAGTCCTACTGCAGGT TATTATGTGAAGAACAATATCATCAGCGAGGTACAAAATCTTGTGGTTGATTTCATGCGGGACATGCCTGGCAATCTGGAAGTTCTTGTAATACTCGTCAATCACTCTACATTACAAATAGCAGTAGGAGTTCACTGGTCTCTTTTGAAGTTTGATTTTGAAGATGAATAG